From Rhodovastum atsumiense, a single genomic window includes:
- the dnaG gene encoding DNA primase yields the protein MALPPAFLDELRARTPLPAVIGRRVKLARAGRQWKGCCPFHGEKTPSFYVYDDHYHCFGCGEHGDAISFVMRSQGVSFTEAVEQLAAEAGLEVPKPSPAVAAAERRRLDLYAVLEAATQAFQRRLFLPEGARALAYLRNRGLTDATIRGFGLGWAGEGRGALAAELAREGIEPAQLIEAGLMKPAESGRPAADMFFNRVMFPIRDRRGRTISFGGRILGDGQPKYVNGPETAVFAKRRTLFGLDLAREAAHGGASVVAVEGYMDVIALHQAGFGGAVAPLGTALTEEQLAELWRLSPVPVLCFDGDAAGARAAGRAAELALPHLTAERSLKLATLPPPEDPDTLVRRPDGVAAFQAVLDAARPLSEALFDLLRESLGDATPEQRAAFSRRLEEVADQIPDRALGWEYRAAFRARFRERYRGGRPGGRPGARGDGARSVGGRPGRIGGGDSRPAVTAPPPAPPGADAIAAEQARILVAILLRHPVLLQEVEERFGSLVLPESLARLRSAMLEWFVGSEHLDSAELMTHLTAVGLAAEAAQALSALPIPLPECASPRAMPAEAEAGWWHIFGLMHRSRLDEEVALAQRDFAVRMDAATQRRLISLRAAQEALNRGEQGLETDR from the coding sequence ATGGCGCTTCCCCCGGCCTTCCTCGACGAGCTGCGCGCGCGCACGCCGCTGCCGGCGGTGATCGGCCGGCGGGTGAAGCTGGCGCGCGCCGGCCGGCAATGGAAGGGGTGCTGCCCGTTCCACGGCGAGAAGACGCCGAGCTTCTACGTCTACGACGACCACTATCACTGCTTCGGCTGCGGCGAGCATGGCGATGCCATCAGCTTCGTCATGCGCAGCCAGGGCGTCTCCTTCACCGAGGCGGTGGAGCAGCTCGCCGCCGAGGCCGGGCTGGAGGTGCCGAAGCCGTCCCCCGCCGTGGCCGCGGCCGAGCGGCGGCGCCTTGACCTGTATGCGGTGCTGGAGGCCGCCACCCAGGCCTTCCAGCGCCGCCTGTTCCTGCCGGAAGGGGCGCGCGCGCTTGCTTACCTGCGCAACCGCGGGCTCACTGACGCGACCATCCGCGGCTTCGGCCTGGGCTGGGCGGGCGAGGGGCGGGGGGCGCTCGCCGCCGAACTGGCCCGCGAGGGCATCGAGCCGGCCCAGTTGATCGAGGCCGGGCTGATGAAGCCCGCCGAGTCCGGCCGCCCCGCCGCCGACATGTTCTTCAACCGGGTGATGTTCCCGATCCGCGACCGCCGCGGCCGGACCATCAGCTTCGGTGGCCGCATCCTCGGCGACGGCCAGCCGAAATACGTCAACGGCCCGGAAACGGCGGTGTTCGCCAAGCGGCGCACCCTGTTCGGCCTCGACCTCGCCCGCGAGGCGGCGCATGGCGGCGCCAGCGTGGTGGCGGTCGAGGGCTACATGGACGTGATCGCCCTGCACCAGGCCGGGTTCGGCGGCGCGGTGGCGCCGCTCGGCACCGCGCTGACGGAAGAGCAACTCGCCGAGCTGTGGCGGCTCTCGCCGGTGCCGGTGCTCTGTTTCGACGGCGACGCCGCCGGCGCCCGTGCGGCCGGCCGGGCGGCGGAGCTGGCTTTGCCGCATCTGACCGCCGAGCGCAGCCTGAAGCTCGCCACCCTGCCGCCGCCCGAGGATCCGGACACGCTGGTGCGCCGGCCCGACGGGGTGGCGGCGTTCCAGGCCGTGCTCGATGCCGCCCGGCCGCTGTCGGAGGCGCTGTTCGACCTGCTGCGCGAGAGCCTCGGCGACGCCACGCCCGAGCAGCGCGCCGCCTTCAGCCGGCGGCTGGAGGAAGTGGCCGACCAGATTCCTGACCGTGCCCTCGGCTGGGAGTACCGCGCCGCGTTCCGTGCCCGTTTCCGCGAGCGCTATCGGGGCGGCCGCCCCGGGGGGCGCCCGGGGGCGCGCGGCGATGGCGCGCGGTCGGTCGGAGGCCGTCCGGGCCGAATCGGGGGTGGCGACTCGCGGCCGGCGGTGACGGCGCCTCCACCCGCCCCGCCCGGCGCCGATGCCATTGCCGCCGAGCAGGCCCGCATCCTGGTCGCCATCCTGCTGCGCCATCCGGTGCTGCTGCAGGAGGTCGAGGAGCGTTTCGGCAGCCTGGTGTTGCCGGAATCCCTCGCCAGACTCCGGTCAGCCATGCTGGAATGGTTCGTTGGCTCCGAACATCTTGACTCCGCGGAGCTGATGACCCACCTCACCGCGGTTGGACTGGCGGCGGAAGCTGCGCAGGCCCTTTCGGCATTGCCCATCCCCTTGCCGGAATGCGCCTCGCCCCGCGCCATGCCGGCAGAAGCCGAGGCAGGCTGGTGGCACATCTTCGGACTGATGCATCGCAGCCGTCTGGACGAGGAAGTCGCGCTGGCGCAGCGCGATTTCGCCGTCCGGA
- a CDS encoding GatB/YqeY domain-containing protein — protein sequence MALREQFTEQLKTAMRAGDAPRVSTLRMILAKLKDVDIAARPKGIEHVSDDEILAMLRGMAKSRRESVELYRQGNRPELAAKEEAEIALIETFLPKQMDEAELAAAVAAAITETGAGSIKDMGKVMGALKAKHGAALDMARVGPVVKAKLGG from the coding sequence ATGGCCCTGCGCGAGCAATTCACCGAGCAACTGAAGACGGCCATGCGGGCAGGGGATGCGCCGCGCGTCTCCACCCTGCGCATGATCCTCGCGAAGCTGAAGGACGTCGACATCGCCGCCCGGCCGAAAGGCATCGAGCACGTCTCCGACGACGAGATCCTGGCGATGCTGCGCGGCATGGCGAAGTCGCGGCGTGAGAGCGTGGAGCTGTACCGCCAGGGCAACCGCCCGGAGCTGGCCGCCAAGGAAGAAGCGGAGATCGCGCTGATCGAGACCTTCCTGCCGAAGCAGATGGATGAGGCGGAGCTCGCCGCCGCGGTGGCGGCGGCCATCACCGAGACCGGGGCCGGCTCGATCAAGGACATGGGCAAGGTGATGGGGGCGCTGAAGGCCAAACACGGCGCGGCGCTCGACATGGCCCGGGTCGGGCCGGTGGTGAAGGCGAAGCTCGGCGGCTGA
- the carA gene encoding glutamine-hydrolyzing carbamoyl-phosphate synthase small subunit: MANVDEIIALLGGAAAAARRLGVGTEAVRKWRQARAVPARHWPTLIQATGLPLEAMPGAPSRPDPIPVQGSKMTDPTDAPQGATAALVLADGAVFWGRGFGAPTATAPVGEVCFNTGMTGYQETLTDPSYAGQIITFTFPHIGNVGINQEDIEATTIAARGLVVKQDVTEPSNWRAAGHLDAWLRAQGVSGIGGVDTRALTSRIRDGGAPSGLISFPADGRFDIPALVAQARAWPGLAGMDLAKQVSCTQGYSWDETEWAWPTGFGRQEAPRYHVVAVDFGAKRNILRCLAAAGCRVTVVPATATAEDILRHDPDGVFLSNGPGDPAATGEYAVPAIRGVLASGKPLFGICLGHQLLGLALGAKTYKMERGHRGANQPVKDLTTGRVEITSQNHGFAVDEKTLPAGVRVTHVSLFDGSNEGLACDDRPAFSVQYHPEASPGPTDSHYLFHRFVELIERQRA; encoded by the coding sequence ATGGCGAATGTGGACGAGATCATCGCGCTGCTGGGTGGCGCGGCGGCGGCGGCGCGGCGCCTTGGCGTCGGCACCGAGGCCGTGCGCAAATGGCGCCAGGCGCGGGCCGTCCCCGCCCGGCACTGGCCGACGCTGATCCAGGCCACCGGCCTGCCGCTGGAAGCGATGCCCGGCGCCCCATCCCGCCCCGACCCGATCCCCGTGCAGGGTAGCAAGATGACCGATCCGACCGATGCGCCGCAGGGCGCCACCGCTGCCCTCGTGCTGGCCGATGGCGCCGTGTTCTGGGGGCGCGGCTTCGGCGCCCCCACCGCGACCGCCCCGGTGGGCGAGGTCTGCTTCAACACCGGCATGACCGGCTACCAGGAAACCCTGACCGATCCGTCCTATGCCGGGCAGATCATCACCTTCACCTTCCCCCATATCGGCAATGTCGGCATCAACCAGGAAGACATCGAGGCGACCACCATCGCCGCGCGCGGCCTGGTCGTGAAGCAGGACGTCACCGAGCCCTCGAACTGGCGCGCCGCCGGCCACCTGGATGCCTGGCTGCGGGCGCAGGGCGTGAGCGGCATCGGCGGCGTCGACACCCGCGCGCTGACCAGCCGCATCCGCGACGGCGGCGCGCCGAGCGGGCTGATCAGCTTCCCCGCCGATGGCCGCTTCGACATCCCCGCCCTGGTCGCACAGGCGCGGGCCTGGCCGGGACTCGCCGGCATGGATCTGGCGAAGCAGGTTTCCTGCACGCAGGGCTATTCCTGGGACGAGACGGAATGGGCCTGGCCCACCGGCTTCGGCCGCCAGGAAGCGCCGCGATACCACGTGGTCGCGGTGGATTTCGGCGCCAAGCGCAACATCCTGCGCTGCCTCGCCGCCGCCGGCTGCCGCGTGACCGTGGTGCCGGCCACCGCCACCGCCGAGGACATCCTGCGCCATGACCCGGACGGCGTGTTCCTCTCCAACGGCCCCGGCGACCCGGCGGCGACCGGCGAATACGCGGTGCCGGCGATCCGCGGCGTGCTCGCCTCCGGCAAGCCGCTGTTCGGCATCTGCCTCGGCCACCAGCTGCTCGGGCTCGCGCTGGGGGCGAAGACCTACAAGATGGAACGCGGCCATCGCGGTGCCAACCAGCCGGTCAAGGACCTGACCACCGGCCGGGTGGAGATCACCAGCCAGAACCACGGCTTCGCGGTGGACGAGAAGACCCTGCCCGCCGGCGTGCGCGTCACCCATGTCTCGCTGTTCGACGGCAGCAACGAAGGCCTGGCCTGCGACGACCGCCCCGCCTTCAGCGTGCAGTACCACCCCGAAGCCAGCCCCGGCCCGACCGACAGCCATTACCTGTTCCACCGCTTCGTCGAGCTGATCGAGCGCCAGCGGGCCTGA
- the carB gene encoding carbamoyl-phosphate synthase large subunit — protein MPKRTDIHSILIIGAGPIVIGQACEFDYSGAQACKALKAEGYRTILVNSNPATIMTDPGLADATYVEPITPEFVERIIARERPDAVLPTMGGQTALNTAMKLAASGVLEKYGVELIGAKADVIDRAEDRLKFRDAMAEIGIESPRSAIAHSMEEARAALAQVGLPAVIRPSFTLGGTGGGIAYNREEFERIVTGGLDASPTKEVLIEESVLGWKEYEMEVVRDRADNCIIVCSIENVDPMGIHTGDSVTVAPALTLTDKEYQRMRDASIACLRKIGVDTGGSNVQFAVNPADGRMVVIEMNPRVSRSSALASKATGFPIAKVAARLAVGYTLDELTNDITRTTPASFEPTIDYVVVKIPRFTFEKFPGTPPMLTTSMKSVGEAMAIGRSFAEALQKGLRSMETGFSGLDPIEPPGDGGADAFRAALSQPKPDRLLMAAQALRAGLSVEEIHSTCKFDPWFLRELERIVQAERAVAAQGLPQEAGALRRLKALGFSDRQLAQLAGVTEPEVAALRDKLGVHAVYKRIDTCAAEFGSATPYMYSTFEGGFGTPVCEADPSAREKVIILGGGPNRIGQGIEFDYCCVHAAYALKEAGFETIMVNCNPETVSTDYDTSDRLYFEPLTAEDVIALVRREQSSGKVLGCIVQYGGQTPLKLSQSLAKAGIPILGTSADAIDIAEDRERFQHLLQRLGLRQPENGTARSTGEAEAIAERIGYPVVIRPSYVLGGRAMEIVHDQKGLHRYMREAVRVSGDNPVLIDRYLNDAIEVDVDCIADGETVYVAGVMEHIEEAGIHSGDSACALPPYTLSPAAVTELKAETEAMAKALGVVGLMNVQYAIKDNEIFVLEVNPRASRTVPFVAKATGVPVAKIGARVMAGARLSEFRLDPQAVAPHVAVKEAVFPFNRFPNVDTILGPEMKSTGEVMGLDSSFERAFAKSQLGAGVRLPDHGTVFLSVRDADKAGAVAVARRLVEMGFSIMATRGTASRLREAGIAVSPVNKVLEGRPHCVDAIRSGDIQMVINTASGAQSVTDSFEIRRSALTHGVPHYTTIAGARAAAHAIAALRSGALEVAPLQAYFRGSF, from the coding sequence ATGCCCAAGCGCACCGACATCCACTCCATCCTGATCATCGGCGCCGGCCCGATCGTCATCGGCCAGGCCTGCGAGTTCGACTATTCGGGCGCGCAGGCCTGCAAGGCACTGAAGGCCGAGGGCTACCGCACCATCCTGGTCAACTCCAACCCGGCCACGATCATGACCGATCCGGGGCTGGCGGACGCGACCTATGTCGAGCCGATCACCCCCGAATTCGTCGAGCGCATCATCGCCCGCGAGCGCCCCGACGCGGTGCTGCCGACCATGGGCGGGCAGACCGCGCTGAACACGGCGATGAAGCTCGCCGCCAGCGGCGTGCTGGAGAAATACGGCGTCGAGCTGATCGGCGCGAAGGCCGACGTGATCGACCGCGCCGAGGACCGGCTGAAGTTCCGCGACGCCATGGCCGAGATCGGCATCGAGAGCCCGCGCAGCGCCATCGCCCATTCGATGGAGGAAGCGCGCGCGGCGCTGGCGCAGGTCGGCCTGCCCGCCGTCATCCGCCCGAGCTTCACCCTCGGCGGCACCGGCGGCGGCATCGCCTATAACCGCGAGGAATTCGAGCGCATCGTCACCGGCGGCCTCGACGCCTCCCCCACCAAGGAAGTGCTGATCGAGGAATCGGTGCTCGGCTGGAAGGAATACGAGATGGAGGTGGTCCGCGACCGCGCGGACAACTGCATCATCGTCTGCTCCATCGAGAACGTCGATCCGATGGGCATCCACACCGGCGACTCGGTCACGGTGGCACCGGCGCTGACGCTGACCGACAAGGAATATCAGCGCATGCGCGATGCCTCGATCGCCTGCCTGCGCAAGATCGGCGTCGACACCGGCGGATCGAACGTGCAGTTCGCGGTCAACCCGGCCGACGGACGCATGGTGGTGATCGAGATGAACCCGCGGGTGTCGCGCTCCTCGGCGCTGGCGTCCAAGGCCACCGGCTTCCCGATCGCCAAGGTCGCGGCGCGGCTTGCCGTCGGCTACACGCTCGACGAACTCACCAACGACATCACCCGCACCACGCCGGCGAGCTTCGAGCCCACCATCGACTACGTCGTGGTCAAGATCCCCCGTTTCACCTTCGAGAAATTCCCCGGCACGCCGCCGATGCTGACCACCAGCATGAAGTCGGTCGGCGAGGCGATGGCGATCGGGCGCAGCTTCGCCGAGGCGCTGCAGAAGGGGCTGCGCAGCATGGAGACCGGGTTCTCCGGCCTCGATCCGATCGAGCCGCCCGGCGATGGCGGCGCCGACGCCTTCCGCGCGGCGTTGTCCCAGCCCAAGCCCGACCGGCTGCTGATGGCCGCCCAGGCGCTGCGCGCCGGGCTCTCGGTCGAGGAAATCCACAGCACCTGCAAGTTCGACCCGTGGTTCCTGCGCGAGCTGGAACGGATCGTGCAGGCCGAGCGCGCGGTTGCTGCCCAGGGCCTGCCGCAGGAAGCGGGCGCGCTGCGGCGGCTGAAGGCGCTGGGTTTCTCCGACCGGCAACTGGCGCAGCTGGCCGGCGTCACCGAGCCGGAGGTCGCCGCCCTGCGGGATAAGCTGGGTGTGCACGCTGTCTACAAGCGTATCGACACCTGCGCCGCCGAATTCGGTTCGGCCACGCCGTACATGTACTCGACCTTCGAGGGCGGCTTCGGCACCCCGGTCTGCGAGGCCGATCCCTCCGCGCGCGAGAAGGTGATCATCCTGGGCGGCGGCCCGAACCGCATCGGCCAGGGCATCGAGTTCGACTATTGCTGCGTGCACGCGGCCTATGCGCTGAAGGAAGCCGGGTTCGAGACCATCATGGTCAACTGCAACCCGGAAACCGTCTCCACCGACTACGACACCTCCGACCGCCTTTATTTCGAGCCGCTGACCGCCGAGGACGTGATCGCGCTGGTGCGCCGCGAGCAATCCAGCGGCAAGGTGCTCGGCTGCATCGTCCAGTACGGCGGGCAGACGCCGCTGAAGCTGTCGCAGTCGCTGGCCAAGGCCGGCATCCCGATCCTCGGCACCAGCGCCGACGCCATCGACATCGCCGAGGACCGCGAGCGCTTCCAGCATCTGCTGCAGCGGCTCGGGCTGCGCCAGCCGGAGAACGGCACCGCCCGCTCGACCGGGGAAGCCGAGGCGATCGCCGAGCGCATCGGCTATCCGGTGGTGATCCGCCCGAGCTACGTGCTCGGCGGCCGTGCCATGGAGATCGTGCACGACCAGAAGGGCCTGCACCGCTACATGCGCGAGGCGGTGCGCGTCTCCGGCGACAACCCGGTGCTGATCGATCGTTACCTCAACGACGCGATCGAAGTGGACGTGGACTGCATCGCCGATGGCGAGACGGTCTATGTCGCCGGGGTGATGGAGCACATCGAGGAAGCCGGCATCCATTCCGGCGACTCCGCCTGCGCCCTGCCGCCCTACACGCTGAGCCCGGCCGCGGTGACCGAGCTGAAGGCCGAGACCGAGGCAATGGCGAAGGCGCTCGGCGTGGTCGGCCTGATGAACGTGCAATACGCGATCAAGGACAACGAGATCTTCGTGTTGGAGGTGAACCCGCGTGCCTCCCGCACCGTGCCCTTCGTCGCCAAGGCCACCGGCGTGCCGGTCGCCAAGATCGGCGCGCGGGTGATGGCCGGGGCACGGCTGTCGGAATTCCGCCTCGACCCGCAGGCGGTGGCGCCGCACGTGGCGGTGAAGGAAGCGGTGTTCCCGTTCAACCGCTTCCCCAATGTCGACACCATCCTTGGCCCGGAGATGAAATCGACCGGCGAGGTGATGGGACTGGATTCCAGCTTCGAGCGCGCCTTCGCCAAGAGCCAGCTCGGCGCCGGGGTGCGGCTGCCCGATCACGGCACCGTGTTCCTTTCGGTGCGCGACGCGGACAAGGCCGGGGCGGTCGCGGTGGCGCGGCGGCTGGTGGAGATGGGCTTCTCCATCATGGCCACGCGCGGCACCGCCAGCCGGCTGCGCGAGGCCGGCATCGCCGTCTCGCCCGTCAACAAGGTGCTGGAAGGCCGGCCGCATTGCGTGGACGCGATTCGCTCCGGCGATATCCAGATGGTGATCAACACCGCCTCGGGCGCGCAGTCGGTAACCGACAGTTTCGAGATCCGCCGCAGCGCCCTCACCCACGGTGTACCGCACTACACCACCATCGCCGGCGCCCGGGCCGCGGCCCATGCCATCGCGGCGCTGCGCAGCGGGGCACTTGAAGTTGCCCCGCTCCAGGCCTATTTTCGCGGATCGTTCTGA
- the greA gene encoding transcription elongation factor GreA, with the protein MQKFPMTAPGLQRLEEELKTLKSIERPAVIRAIAEARTHGDLSENAEYHAARERQSFIEGRIAELEEIVSSAEVIDPSSLSGDQVKFGAHVKLVDEETDKEATYQIVGVHEADIKAARLSISSPLAKALIGKKVGDTISVPAPGGDRSYEILSVQYR; encoded by the coding sequence GTGCAGAAGTTCCCGATGACCGCCCCTGGCCTGCAGCGGTTGGAGGAAGAGCTCAAGACGCTGAAATCCATCGAACGTCCGGCGGTCATCCGGGCCATCGCCGAGGCGCGGACGCATGGCGACCTCAGCGAGAACGCGGAGTACCACGCGGCGCGGGAGCGGCAGAGCTTCATCGAGGGCCGCATCGCCGAGCTCGAGGAGATCGTCTCCTCGGCCGAGGTGATCGACCCCTCCTCCCTCTCCGGCGACCAGGTGAAGTTCGGCGCCCATGTGAAGCTGGTCGACGAAGAAACCGATAAGGAAGCCACCTACCAGATCGTCGGCGTCCACGAGGCCGACATCAAGGCGGCGCGCCTGTCGATCTCCTCGCCGCTCGCCAAGGCGCTGATCGGCAAGAAGGTCGGCGACACCATTTCGGTTCCCGCCCCGGGGGGCGACCGCAGCTACGAGATCCTGTCCGTCCAGTATCGCTGA
- a CDS encoding threonine ammonia-lyase: MITLADVRAAAERIAGRVLHTPSVPCDVISRACGAEVTLKLDNLQATGAFKERGAANRLALLTETERRAGVIAMSAGNHAQAVARHAQLLGITAVIVMPKHTPLTKVSRTAAWGARVVLHGDTLAEAAAHAQALSEQEGLVFIHPYDDAGVMAGQGTMALEILADSPEIDTLVVPIGGGGLIAGCAVAACGLRPGIEVIGVEVAAYAAMAQRLAGQPVSVGGTTIAEGIAVRDIGLGPLSVIRAHVADVVVVPERAVEEAIALLGEGAKIVAEGAGASGIAALLAFPDRFKGRRVGVPITGGNIDPRIFANVLLRNLLRDGRLVRLVLEIPDRPGVLADISGRIGGAGGNIIDVSHHRLFASPSVQAAQLEVMFETRDAEHSAEIVHALEQIYTLRRV; the protein is encoded by the coding sequence GTGATCACCCTCGCGGACGTCCGCGCGGCCGCCGAGCGCATCGCCGGCCGCGTCCTGCACACGCCGTCCGTGCCGTGCGACGTGATCTCCCGCGCCTGCGGCGCGGAAGTCACGCTCAAGCTGGACAATCTCCAGGCGACCGGCGCCTTCAAGGAACGCGGCGCCGCCAACCGCCTCGCGTTGCTGACCGAAACCGAGCGGCGCGCCGGCGTGATCGCCATGTCGGCCGGCAACCACGCCCAGGCCGTGGCCCGCCACGCCCAGTTGCTCGGCATCACCGCCGTCATCGTGATGCCCAAGCACACCCCGCTGACCAAGGTCTCGCGCACCGCCGCCTGGGGGGCGCGCGTGGTGCTGCACGGCGATACCCTCGCCGAGGCCGCCGCCCATGCCCAGGCCCTGTCCGAACAGGAAGGCCTGGTCTTCATCCATCCCTACGACGACGCCGGGGTGATGGCCGGCCAGGGCACGATGGCGCTGGAAATCCTCGCCGACTCGCCGGAGATCGACACGCTGGTGGTGCCGATCGGCGGCGGCGGATTGATCGCCGGCTGCGCCGTCGCCGCCTGCGGCCTGCGCCCCGGCATCGAGGTGATCGGCGTCGAGGTCGCCGCCTACGCCGCCATGGCCCAGCGACTCGCCGGCCAGCCGGTGTCCGTGGGCGGGACCACCATCGCCGAGGGCATCGCCGTACGCGATATCGGCCTCGGCCCGCTTTCGGTGATCCGGGCCCATGTCGCCGACGTGGTGGTGGTGCCGGAACGCGCCGTCGAGGAAGCCATCGCCCTGCTCGGCGAAGGCGCGAAAATCGTGGCCGAAGGCGCGGGCGCCAGCGGTATCGCCGCCCTGCTGGCCTTCCCGGACCGGTTCAAGGGCCGCCGCGTCGGCGTGCCGATCACCGGCGGCAATATCGACCCGCGCATCTTCGCCAACGTGCTGCTGCGCAACCTGCTGCGCGACGGCAGGCTGGTGCGGCTGGTACTGGAAATCCCGGACCGCCCGGGCGTGCTGGCCGATATCTCCGGACGCATCGGCGGGGCGGGCGGCAACATCATCGATGTCTCGCACCATCGGCTGTTCGCGTCACCATCCGTGCAGGCGGCGCAGCTCGAGGTGATGTTCGAGACCCGCGACGCCGAGCACAGCGCCGAAATCGTGCACGCATTGGAACAGATCTACACGCTTCGGCGCGTCTGA
- a CDS encoding PAS domain-containing sensor histidine kinase: MGSLLDVLGMQGLPPHGFCLAWQPGLIWLHAASDAAIGISYFAIPLALAAFVSRRQDLAFGRIFWMFAAFILACGATHFIEILTLWYPLYGVQGVVKAACAGISVVTAIMLWPLVMRAAAYPTPAEFRRVSDQLTIREAERNQALQQLRQTEESFRVLLDGVTDHAIFRLDAGGCVSTWNTGAGRIKGYRAEEILGRHFSVFYTPEDREAGVPVQTLETVQREGRFEGEGWRVRKDGSRFWASVVMNPLRDEAGRLVGYAKVTRDITRRRQMEEALEQTRATLAQAQKMETIGHLAGGVAHDFNNLLTAILGGASLLERRIGAQIGQEAGQILSAIRDAAQRAARLTHQLLAFSRKQALTPQVIDANKLLKGMSELLARTLGEKVSIQTVLAAGLWRSCVDANQLENAILNLAVNARDAMPDGGTLTLETGNVFLDDAYAAVRPEMKPGQYVMVAVSDSGTGMSEEVMQRAFDPFFTTKPEGRGTGLGLSQVFGFIKQSGGHVSLYSELGHGTTVKLYLPRHLDDTACEAVPEISYAEIPRGNETVLVVEDHDSVRDYVTNALRHLGYRVLEAPNGAQALEVLAANPEIALLLTDIGLPGINGRQLAEQARERGPGLRVLFMTGYARNAISHQGLRDIGISLLPKPFTVEALARKLREVLG, translated from the coding sequence ATGGGCTCCCTTCTCGACGTCCTCGGCATGCAGGGACTGCCGCCGCACGGCTTCTGCCTTGCCTGGCAGCCCGGGCTGATCTGGCTGCACGCCGCGTCCGACGCGGCGATCGGAATTTCCTATTTCGCCATTCCCCTGGCGCTGGCCGCCTTCGTCAGCCGGCGGCAGGACCTGGCCTTCGGCCGGATCTTCTGGATGTTCGCCGCCTTCATCCTGGCCTGTGGCGCCACCCATTTCATCGAGATCCTCACGCTCTGGTATCCGCTTTACGGCGTGCAGGGGGTGGTGAAGGCGGCCTGCGCCGGTATCTCGGTGGTGACGGCCATCATGCTGTGGCCGCTGGTCATGCGGGCCGCGGCCTATCCCACCCCGGCGGAATTCCGCCGCGTCTCCGACCAGCTCACCATCCGGGAGGCCGAGCGCAACCAGGCGCTGCAGCAGTTGCGCCAGACGGAGGAAAGCTTCCGCGTGTTGCTCGACGGCGTCACGGACCATGCCATCTTCCGCCTGGACGCCGGCGGCTGCGTCAGCACCTGGAACACCGGCGCCGGGCGGATCAAGGGCTACCGGGCGGAAGAAATCCTCGGCCGGCATTTCTCGGTGTTCTACACGCCCGAGGATCGCGAGGCGGGCGTTCCGGTGCAGACGCTGGAGACGGTGCAGCGCGAGGGCCGCTTCGAAGGCGAGGGCTGGCGGGTTCGCAAGGACGGCAGCCGGTTCTGGGCCAGCGTCGTCATGAATCCGTTGCGCGACGAGGCCGGGCGCCTCGTCGGCTATGCCAAGGTGACGCGGGACATCACCCGCCGGCGGCAGATGGAAGAGGCGCTGGAGCAGACCCGCGCGACGCTGGCGCAGGCGCAGAAGATGGAGACCATCGGCCATCTGGCCGGCGGCGTGGCGCACGACTTCAACAACCTGCTCACCGCCATCCTCGGCGGCGCGAGCCTGCTGGAGCGGCGCATCGGCGCGCAGATCGGCCAGGAGGCCGGCCAGATCCTGTCGGCGATCCGCGACGCGGCGCAGCGTGCCGCCCGGCTGACGCATCAGTTGCTGGCCTTCTCCCGCAAGCAGGCCCTGACCCCGCAGGTCATCGACGCCAACAAGCTGCTCAAGGGCATGTCGGAGCTGCTGGCGCGGACGCTCGGCGAGAAGGTTTCGATCCAGACGGTGCTCGCCGCGGGGCTGTGGCGGAGCTGCGTGGATGCGAACCAGCTGGAGAACGCCATCCTGAACCTGGCGGTGAATGCCCGTGACGCCATGCCGGATGGGGGGACGCTGACCCTGGAGACCGGCAATGTCTTCCTCGACGACGCCTATGCGGCGGTGCGCCCGGAGATGAAGCCCGGCCAGTACGTCATGGTGGCGGTGAGCGACAGCGGCACCGGCATGAGCGAGGAGGTCATGCAGCGTGCCTTCGATCCCTTCTTCACCACCAAGCCGGAAGGCCGTGGCACCGGGCTCGGGCTGAGCCAGGTGTTCGGCTTCATCAAGCAATCCGGTGGCCATGTCTCGCTGTACAGCGAGCTCGGCCACGGAACGACGGTGAAGCTCTATCTGCCGCGGCACCTGGATGACACCGCCTGCGAAGCTGTCCCGGAGATCTCCTATGCCGAGATCCCCCGGGGCAACGAGACCGTGCTGGTGGTCGAGGACCACGACAGCGTCCGCGACTATGTCACCAATGCGCTGCGCCATCTCGGCTATCGGGTGCTGGAGGCGCCGAACGGGGCGCAGGCCCTGGAGGTGCTGGCGGCAAATCCGGAAATCGCGCTGCTGCTGACTGATATCGGGCTACCCGGGATCAATGGCCGGCAACTGGCCGAGCAGGCGCGCGAGCGTGGCCCCGGGCTGCGGGTCCTGTTCATGACGGGCTATGCCCGCAATGCCATCAGCCACCAGGGCCTGCGCGACATCGGCATCAGCCTCCTGCCGAAGCCGTTCACCGTCGAGGCGCTCGCGCGCAAGCTACGGGAGGTGCTCGGCTAG